From the Thermococcus guaymasensis DSM 11113 genome, one window contains:
- the cutA gene encoding divalent-cation tolerance protein CutA has protein sequence MEAIFVYTTFPDWESAKKVVRELLERKLVVCANMREHEAMYWWEGKIEEGKEIGVILKTEVSKWKDLREALKELHPYTVPVIARIDLDKLNREYSEWMAKVLFG, from the coding sequence ATGGAGGCGATATTCGTTTACACGACCTTCCCGGACTGGGAGAGCGCTAAGAAAGTCGTCAGGGAGCTCCTTGAGAGGAAGCTGGTAGTCTGTGCCAACATGAGGGAGCACGAGGCGATGTACTGGTGGGAAGGGAAAATCGAGGAGGGCAAGGAAATCGGGGTCATCCTCAAGACAGAGGTCAGCAAGTGGAAGGACCTCAGGGAGGCGCTGAAGGAGCTCCACCCGTATACGGTTCCCGTAATAGCCAGGATTGACCTCGACAAGCTCAACAGGGAGTACTCAGAGTGGATGGCGAAGGTGCTGTTTGGATGA
- a CDS encoding endonuclease dU — protein MIRKVKPEIRVVGFDDGTFSFSSKLEREKTILFGVVMKGSKEVVGAVSRWITVDGTDATEKLIDAVVNSRFKDLRVILLKGITYGGFNVVDLEALHCETGLPVIVVVRKRPDLKAMELALRKHFPDWEERVELLRKAPPLLEMIPGKLYVQAVGLEPETAFEVVKTTTRTGLIPEPLRLAHIVASAVMAGESTRE, from the coding sequence ATGATCAGGAAGGTTAAACCCGAAATCCGCGTCGTTGGGTTTGACGACGGGACCTTCTCCTTTTCTTCCAAGCTCGAAAGGGAGAAGACAATCCTCTTTGGCGTCGTCATGAAGGGCTCCAAAGAAGTCGTTGGTGCAGTATCGAGGTGGATAACCGTTGACGGCACCGATGCTACTGAGAAGCTTATCGATGCCGTCGTCAATTCCCGCTTCAAGGACTTGAGGGTGATTCTCCTGAAGGGAATAACCTACGGCGGCTTCAACGTGGTCGACCTTGAGGCTCTCCACTGCGAGACGGGCCTGCCGGTTATTGTCGTCGTAAGGAAGAGGCCAGACCTGAAGGCGATGGAGCTCGCGCTGAGGAAACACTTCCCCGACTGGGAGGAGCGGGTTGAACTTCTCAGAAAGGCCCCGCCGCTCCTTGAGATGATTCCAGGTAAGCTTTACGTCCAGGCCGTCGGGCTGGAGCCCGAGACCGCGTTTGAGGTCGTCAAGACAACGACGAGGACGGGCTTAATCCCCGAGCCCCTCAGGCTTGCGCACATCGTGGCGAGTGCAGTCATGGCGGGCGAGAGCACGAGGGAGTAG
- a CDS encoding universal stress protein, whose product MFERILYPTDFSDVSLHALRTCIPKLFEIGAKELYLLHVIDLTVAELEAFELEEIYREKLEELAKELREKGINAKAEVRVGIPSLEIAEASEEAGVDLVVTPSVGENVWRQMFLGSTASNLTRATKKPVLLLKYVKKDDSYELAVDCSEIFRRPLVALDFSKCSIKIVKTVRKFEELIEKGILLHSVDYGKIEELEHNIEIAKENLEKTAKGVKAEFEREVLVGAASQAIIGTSLAKRATLIVIGKKGRSVLKDLILGSTAERVMRDSKAPVLLVPCE is encoded by the coding sequence AGAGAATTCTGTATCCAACCGACTTTTCGGATGTATCTCTCCACGCGCTGAGGACGTGCATCCCCAAGCTATTTGAGATAGGGGCCAAGGAGCTCTACCTCCTCCACGTCATAGACCTGACCGTTGCAGAGCTTGAGGCATTTGAGCTTGAGGAAATCTACCGCGAGAAGCTCGAAGAGCTCGCAAAGGAGCTCAGGGAGAAGGGAATCAACGCCAAGGCAGAGGTGAGAGTGGGAATTCCTTCTCTGGAGATAGCCGAGGCCAGCGAAGAGGCGGGAGTGGATCTCGTCGTGACCCCGAGCGTCGGCGAGAACGTATGGAGGCAGATGTTCCTTGGGAGCACCGCCTCGAACCTCACGAGGGCGACGAAGAAGCCCGTCCTGTTGCTCAAGTACGTCAAAAAGGACGACTCCTACGAGCTGGCGGTGGACTGCTCCGAGATTTTCAGGAGGCCCCTCGTGGCGCTCGACTTCTCCAAGTGCTCCATTAAGATAGTCAAGACCGTCAGGAAGTTTGAGGAGCTCATAGAGAAAGGAATCCTCCTTCACTCGGTCGATTACGGAAAAATAGAGGAGCTTGAGCACAACATTGAGATCGCCAAGGAGAATCTTGAAAAGACTGCCAAAGGAGTCAAAGCCGAGTTCGAACGCGAAGTCCTGGTGGGAGCCGCAAGCCAGGCGATAATAGGAACCTCTCTAGCCAAAAGGGCAACCCTCATAGTCATCGGCAAGAAGGGACGCAGTGTCCTCAAGGACCTGATACTCGGAAGCACTGCGGAGAGGGTCATGAGGGACTCAAAAGCTCCCGTCCTCCTCGTCCCGTGCGAGTGA